Within Metabacillus schmidteae, the genomic segment TCGCATTTTGCAGCTGGTATATCTCAATATCCTATGGATTGCTTTCACGATGCTGGGTTTTGTTTTAGTAGGAATCGGTCCTGCCACATTGGCACTGTTAACAGTCATGAGGCAGTGGATTCGAGGAAATAGTGATGTCCCAATTTTTCGGACATTCTGGCAAACGTATCGTTCTTCCTTTAAAGAAGCGTCTGTCATGGGCATGATTTATCTTGTTATTGGCTGGATTTTATATGTTGATCTTTTGTATGTTCAATCTTTTTACTTACGAGCTTTAGTGATCTTTGTATGTTTTATCTATGTTGTTTCTCTTTGTTATGTGTTTCCCATTATGGCCCACTATGATTGGAAAAGCACTGTTCTAAAAATCAAGTTCTCCGTCATATTTGGGATTTCATATTTACAATATACATTGATTTTGCTTTTGGCATTAGCCTTCATTTATTTGGTTCTCTTTATGTACTCAGGTGCACTTATCTTCTTTGGGGTTAGTATTGGGAATTACATTATTATGTGGATGGCAAATCAAGTGTTTATAAAAATTGAAAACCAGGCAGTGCTGCAGGAAAGTGAGAGCCAAACATAATAGACATTTTAAGGGGGTGGAGAGAAGGAATAGAGAATGAGGGGATTTATGTAAAAATCAGTATGAGAAGGATAAAAAAACTCACCGTCATGAAAGGGGATAATGGTTGATTATGAAAAAGAAAAAACTTGCCAAAATAATTGGGGTAAATGTATTAGTTGCATCACAAATTCTTCTTGCTGCTTGTTCCAATAATAATGAACAAGCAAGTGGAGATTCTGAAAAGTATGATCCTGAATCAAAAGTTGAAGTGAACTGGACAGCGATCCTGCACACGCCATCTCCACCAACAGATGTCGTATTAAAAGAAATTGAAGAAGCGACAAATTCGACGATCAATTTTAATTGGGTACCTGATGCTTCAAAAGAAGAAAGAATTACAGCTGCACTTGCCTCAGGAGAACTATCTGACATTATTTCATTAACAATGCTGACAAATTCTTCAGTAAGACAATCATTAAAAACCGGTATGTTTTGGGATGTGGAAAAGTACTTAGATGATTATGATAATTTGAAACTCATTTCTGAAGATATTAGAACAGCTGCATCTATCGATGGAAAATTATATGGTGTACCATTTCAAAAAGATTTAGCTCGTTCCGGACTATTGCTTCGTAAGGATTGGTTAGACAATTTAGGTTTAGAAGTTCCAAAAACATTAGATGAATTATATGAGGTTGCAAGAGCATTTACAGAAGATGATCCAGACGGTAATGGCAAAGATGATACAGTTGCCTTTGGTGATCGAAGTGAACTTAGATACGGCAGCTTTAAAACGTTAAGCTCCTACTTTGGAACACCAAATGGATGGAAGGTTGAAGAAGATGGTACTTTTACACCGGAATTCGAGACACAAGCATATAAAGATACAATGAACTATTCAAGAAAGTTATACGAGAATGGCTACTTGGATCAGGATTTTGCGGTAACAGCTAAAACAGATCAACAACAAAAATTCGCACAAGGTAAAACAGGGATTTATACCGGTTTGGTTGATATTAAAAATTTAAAAACGATGGCAGAGGGTATCCAGGATGAAATGGAGATCGTGCCAATCAATAAAATGGAAAGCCCTGATGGAGAAAATCATATTTGGTCTGAAAATAGCGGTGTAGGGGGATTAATGGCATTCCCTAAATCAGAAGTGAAAACAGAAGCAGAGTTAAAGCGCTTACTGCAATTTGTTAATGACATGATTGATGAAGAAGTGTTTATGCTCATGACAGGCGGTATTGAAGGAACTCACTATGAAACAGATGAAAATGGTGCATTTACGATTTTAGACACTGACTTATGGCAAAAAGACGTACAACCATTTTCCAGCTCAAGACCAAGTGAAATTACCCACTCTTTAGTTGATGCTGATCCTAATAAGCAATTGGTCAATGAATTAATAAAAGAAAATGCTGAATTTGCCGTTCTGGATCCTACTGTTCCACTTGATTCACAGACAGCAAATGAAAGAGGAACAGAATTAGAGAAAATTATCATTGATGCAACGATTAAATACATCATGGGAGAACTGGATGAAAAAGGCTTTGATGATGCTGTAGAGAAGTGGAAACAGTCCGGCGGAGATTCAATGGCAAAAGAATATGAAGAGGCTTATAAGAAAGCACAAGGATGATGGTGAAATAGTAAAGGTAAGATTCTTTCTCCTTACATGTAAATATAGGAGAAAGAATCTTCTTTCTTGAATTAAGAAAGGAGCTTTTTTATGGAGAAAAAGTCGATGATAAAAAATCCAATTCTAACAGGATTTAATCCCGATCCTTGTATTATTCGGGTGGAGGAGAACTACTATATTGTGACCTCAACTTTTGAATGGTATCCGGGTGTACTAGTCTATCATTCTAGAGATCTACAAAACTGGCAGCATCTAACAAATATTTTGAGTAAAAACACAAACTTTACCGGTAATCCAGATTCAGGCAGCATCTGGGCACCTGCCTTAAGTCATCATGAAGGTGTATTTTATTTGGTTTACACAGATGTAAAAAGAAGCAAGTACCCCTTTAAGGATGCTCATAATTACTTGGTTACAGCAACAGATATCATGGGGCCTTGGTCAGAGCCTGTCTTTTTAAACAGTGGAAGCTTTGATCCCTCACTTTTCCATGATGAGGATGGACGAAAGTGGTTTTTAAATGTTGAGTGGGATTATCGAATTGATGGGAGAAATAAATCTGCAGGAATTGTGATGCAGGAGTATTCTTCAGATGATGAAAAGTTAATCGGTCCAATCTATAAAATATTTAATGGAACAGATTTAAGAAAAACAGAAGCTCCTCATATTTATAAACAGAATGGTTACTATTATTTACTTACTGCAGAAGGTGGTACAGGTACAACTCATGCTGTTACTGTTGCAAGATCCAAGGAACTTACAGGTCCTTATGAAGTAGATCCGTTAAATCCGATGCTAACCTCTGCTCATGACGAAAATCTGCCGTTGCAAAAGGCAGGACATGGAAGCTTAGTTCGTACACAAACAGGAGAATGGTTTATGGCTCATCTATGCAGCAGACCTGTAAAAGGGAAATACTCCATTTTAGGTCGGGAAACAGCTATTCAGCGTGTGGAATGGACAGATGATGGTTGGCTTAGACTTGAGAACGGAGGAAATGAAGCACAAGTAGACGTCATCGCACCTAATCTGCCACAACATCCTTTCCCATCTGATCAAAACGAATATGATGATTTTCAACATGAATCATTACATAAAACCTGGAACACCCTTCGCAAAGCTCCTGATGAATCTTGGTGCTCATTAACAGAACGTAAAGGCTGCTTGCGTGTAAAGGGAGGAGAATCCATTCACTCATTGAATGACCAGCATCTAATTGCAAGAAGACAGCAGCATTTTTCCTGTGAAGTGGAAACAGAAATGGAATTTGAACCAGAAACATTTTTACAGATGGCAGGTTTAGTTCTTTATTACAATACGGACAATTATGTCTATCTCTATCTTTCGCATGATGAAGAAAAAGGAAAATGTCTTAATATCATGAGATGTGTTTGGGGTGAGTTTGAGCAATTGAATCTATGGATTTCTATGAATGAGAATAACAGCATCAAGCTCAAAGCTGAAATAAACGAGGACGAAGCAATTTTCTTTTATAAAACGGATGGTACTAGTTGGGACAAAATTGATGTTCCAATCAGTATTGCCCACCTTTCTGATGAGGGGAACGGATTTACAGGAAATTTTGTTGGAATATGTGTACAGGATCTTCTCGGAACAAACAAACATGCTGATTTTCATTACTTTCGTTATCAAGGAAAACAAGAGGGGGAGGAATGAACGAAGATGGAAACAAAAACACTGAATTGGTCACAAAAAATGATTGACTCTGTAATGGTTCGAAGACCGCTTTTGTGTGAGGGTGTTCAAAATGATAAATGGTCATATGATTATGGGGTTGTATTAAAGGGAACAGAGCTTGTCTGGCGAAAAACCGGTGAGCATAAGTATTTTGATTATATGAAAACAAACATGGATGCGTTTGTAAATGATGAAGGGGAAATCCGTGAATATGACATTAACTTATTCAATATTGATCATATAAACAATGGAAAGGTTTTGCTTACTTTATACAAGGAAACGGGAGAAGAAAAATATAAGAAAGCTGTAGACCTTTTAAGAAAACAGCTGCAATTACATCCGCGTACATCAGAAGGAGTATTTTGGCATAAAAAAGTATATCCTCATCAAATTTGGCTTGATGGTCTGTACATGGGGTCACCGTTTTATGCGGAGTATGTAAAAGAGTTTGGACTAGAGAGAGAATTTGATGATATAACAAAACAATTTTTATTATGTGCAAAAAATACAAAAGATCATGAAACAGGCCTTCTTTTTCACGCATTTGACGAGAAAAAAATACAACCATGGTGCAATCCCGAAACCGGGCATTCAAAGAATTTCTGGGGAAGATCAATGGGGTGGTTTGTGATGGGATTAGTCGATACGCTCACATTCATTCCAGAAAATCATAAAGACCGTGATTCTTTATTGACATTACTAACAGATGTTTTACTTGCTTTGAAAAATGTGCAAGACAAAGAATCAGGAGTTTGGTACCAGGTCCTTGATATGGGAGAACGAAAGGGAAATTATCTTGAAGCATCGGCTTCATGTATGATGTTATATGCTATTGCAAAGGGTGTAAGATTAGGGTTTCTAAACAAGGAATGGAGACAGGTAGCCCACCAGGTTTATGAGGGGATCATAAACGAATTTATTACAGTGACAAGTGAAGGCTTGGTAAATTTAAATAAAAATTGCCAGGTAGCAGGATTAGGTGGGCCTGATAGACGAGACGGAACATTTGAATATTATATTAGCGAACCGATTATCACAAATGATTTGAAAGGTATAGGGGCTTTTATTCTAGCAGCGGCAGAAATGGAAAGTGTTCAATAGAGAAAGGAGAGATGAAAATGATTCCAACAAGTACAACCAACCTGCATGATATTACACAATATGGAGCCATAGGGGATGGAAAGACTGTTAATACGAAGATGATTTCCGCGGCCATTCAAGCATGTGAGGAAGCTGGGGGAGGAACGGTTTATGTCCCTGCTGGTCGATTTCTAACAGGAGCGATTATATTAAAAAGCAATATGAATCTTTATTTAGAAGCAGGATCCACTCTTTTATTTAGTACTGATGTAAATGAATATCCAGTTGTCCACTCTAGGTGGGAAGGGGTTAAAAGGGACGTATATGCATCTTGTATCTATGCAGAGAACGCTGAAAACATATCTGTAACAGGATATGGGACATTGGATGGTAATGGTGCATTTTGGTGGGATCTTTTTAGACGAAAAGAACACAGATACCCTCGTCCAAAACTGGTAAGCTTTGATTCCTGCAGGCATATTCTCATTTCAGGAGTGAAAATGATTCAATCTCCCAGCTGGACGGTAAATCCCATTTGCTGTGAAGATGTCACCATTCATAATCTCACCATTGTAAACCCCAGCGATTCTCCGAATACAGATGGCATTGATCCAGAGTCGTGCCGAAATGTTAGAATATCAGATTGCCATATTGATGTCGGTGATGATTGTATTGCCATTAAAGCGGGAACAGAGGATACAAAAAAGCGTGTACCTTGCGAAAATATTACCATTACAAACTGTACAATGATCCATGGACATGGCGGGGTTGTCCTTGGAAGCGAAATGAGCGGTGATATTCGAAACGTTACAGTGAGTAATTGTGTATTTGAAGGAACAGACCGAGGAATTCGGTTAAAATCAAGACGAGGACGCGGCGGTGTGATTGAAGACATTCGTGTAAGCAACATTGTGATGAAAAATGTTATTTGTCCGTTTATTGCAAACCTCTATTATTTCTGTGGACCACGTGGAAAAGAAAAATATGTATGGGATAAAAACCCCTATCCTGTAACAGATGAAACACCTGCTTTTAGAAGGATTCATTTTTCAAATATAACGGCAAGAGAAGTAAGTGCAGCTGCAGGATTTTTATACGGCTTGCCTGAGATGTATGTAGAAGATGTGACATTTGATCATGTAACAGTCGATATGGCTGAAAATGCAGAACCAGGTATGCCTGCCATGATGTCAGAATTAGAGCCAATGAAACAACGCGGCTTCTACTGCGGCAACGTCAGAGGTGTGAATTTTCATAGAGTAACAGTCAGTAACAATGAAGGTCCCGCATTTTATGTGGAAAACGGGGAAGATATTGAGTTCAATCAATGCAAACAAAAAACAAGCTCTGAAGGTTCGATGATTGAATTGAAGAATGTAACTTGTAAATAAAATAAAAAATCGTCCATATAAATTTTGGACGATTTTTTGTATGAAGGACAAATTTTGTTTCAAGCCCTTGCGAAATGTCCTTCATCCTTGGTATGAAGGACAAATTCTGTTCAAGCCCTTGCGAAATGTCCTTCATCCCTGGTATGAAGGACAAATTCCGTTTCAAGCCCTTGCGAAATGTCCTTCATCCTTGGTATGAAGGACAAATTCTGTTCAAGCCCTTGCGAAATGTCCTTCATCCCTGGTATGAAGGACAAATTCCGTTTCAAGCACTTGCAAAATGTCCTTCATCCCTGGTAAGAACTATTCGGTAAGGAATATAAATATCCTTCATCCCTGGTAAGAACTATTCGGTAAGGAATATATTACTAGAGTAACAAATTTAAGATATTGATCGGAGGCTCAAGAAACTACTTATAGATAGCGAATACCTGCAACCGAAATCAACTCAGGTTAATAGTGCATCTTATTTTAAAAGCATCAAAGTATAGTTTATTAATAGGCGTTTTTTGCAAAGCTTGTTTCTACCGCACTCTTTTTTAAAATCTATAGTGGAATGAAGCTGCAGACACTCCCCGGCGCATCGAGTGTCTGCAGCGCAATGGAACGAACTAATTTTTATCTTTAACTGTATTAAAAAACAACCATTATTTAATAGTAAACCCTTGCTGGTTCAACCAGCTTTCACACAATTCTGTCCATTTCCCCACAACAGGATCATCTCCAGCAAGACCTAACCCATGACGTCCATTCGGAAAAATATGCATTTCAAAGGGAATCTTATTTTTACTTAATGCCTGTGCATAGAGCAAACTGTTTTCAACAGGAACAGGTTCATCATCAGCTGTGTGCCAGAGAAAAGTCGGCGGTGTATCAGCCGTAACATTATTTTCACTAGATAATGATACACGAAGTTGTTCAGATGGTTTATTTCCCAGTAAATTGTTAACAGAGCCCTCGTGATAATCTTGTGTAAAAGAAATGACAGGATAACAGAGGATTGCTAAATTTGGCCTGCAGCTTTCCTTATCAATTACATCAGTAGATTCGTAGCATTCCTCCAAAAGTTGAGTGGAAGCCATTGACGCTAGATGTCCACCTGCCGAAAATCCTAATATTCCAATTTTCTGTGGATCAATAGACCATTTTTCTGCATAATGGCGAACATAGCGAATCGCACGCTTGGCATCTGCTAATGAAGCAGGGTGTCTCGAAGGTGATACGCGATAGTTTAACACAAACGCTGATATACCTAAGGTGTTGAACCATTTTGCGACCGGTTCACCTTCATGATGTGCACGATGCTGATAACCACCACCTGGAAAAATGATAATAGCCCCATGCTTTTCCTTACCATCGATAAGGTAGGGGGTAATTGTTGGAGAAAATGTATCTTCAGAACTAAGAAATGGTACACTTTCTGTCCATAATGAATTTGTCATTTAAAAGACCTCCTAAAAAACCATCCTATTTTTTTAAGGTTGGAACCCAATTGTCAGAGCTCTCAAATATCTTTTCAATCGTCAAATCCGCAAAATCACGTTCTGATAAAAGTGTTGACCACTTTACTCGATGTTCCATTTCACCACCAGGTCCAGTACTCGCTGCTTCATAGTATCTTGAGGTTATTTCGTTTTCTTTGTCGCTCCAGTTGTCCCAGCCTTCGCGTTTAATATGAGACCCCATCCATGTTCGAATAAAGCTGGTTTGCGCATAAGGGCGCCACGGTCTTCCTAAATATACAGTATTGTCATTTGCCCTGCCGGTTAATTTACAATCAAAAAAGATAAAGCCATATGCTGATTCCTTTGGTGCGGAAGAAGCTGTTATGTATCCATCACGTAAACTATGAATTTCACAATGTTGAAAAACGACTGTGCCAGAGCCGAAAATAAAATCAACATGACCTTCAATATAGCAATGTGAAAAATATTGCCGACCGCGACTTGAGTAAAGAGTATCTTGATTACCTAGTAATCGAACATGATGGTAGATACCGCGATCACCGGATACATAAAGCGCTAGTGCTTGCCCAATTTCCTCTCCATAACCTGCTGTATTTTCAATTGTTATGTTTTCAAGTTGAATATTATCTGCCTGTATGGTAACAACTGGTGTACGAAATGTTCCAAGCTTCTTATGATTAGAGTCAGTCATTTCCGCATATAAATGATTTGTAATAATTGTGTTCTCAACATCTTCCCCTATTAAAGAAATATCTGGTTTATTGTCAGGAATTACAACGTTTTCTTCATATTTACCTGCCTTAATAAAAATGGTGACAGGTTCAAGAGGAAGAACACGAACTGAATCGACCGCATCCTGAATACGTAGAAAGTCTCCATTACCTTCTTTACAAACAACTATATTTCTCATCCGATGACGCCACCCCTTTGAACTAAATTAGAGAATCCTTTCCTATCATTTACAATAGCTTAATTTTGGGAAGACTTCTATAATCATTCTCCATATATAAGGATTTCCATCAAAAAAAGTGATCTGTTGAATCTAATATAAGATAATGATTATGTAGGTTTGTATTCCTTATATTTAGTATATGTACTTGTCATTATTGTTGGCAGATATAAATCAAAGCGAACAATCATATATTTGTTGAATTAAATAATGTAAACGCTCAGTTGCAGTATGTATCGCTAAGGTTGCATGGATACGACTCAGCTTTCACACAATATATTTTTATATATAAAAATATCCGGGCCCCCAAGAAGGGGTGACCGGATATTATATTATTAGAAAAGATATAGAATTGTACTTATCTGAGGGAGGAAAAATTAATGCATTATCATTTCATGAGCGATTTCCTCACCGCTAAGGTCAGAAGGGTAATAGGTTGGCCAGTTAATGACTTCCTCTAGCAACGCTTCCCGGTCATCACCCCAATACAAGTGATAGTGATATGAATCGGTTGGGGCAATACTGTGATCACTAAATTGGATATAGCTTGGCATCTTTCCTTCATGCTCGTCAGCAAGTTTGAAGACATAGCGCACACCACGGTTTCCAGCTTCATAGTTTAGAATTTCATAGCCGTCATAGATATAACTTCCAGACGATTTTTCTCCATCTTCAAAGAATGTGAATGTATCTCCTTCAATAATGATACGGTCCACGCCTGTTTTATATCCTATTGTATAGTAATCTTTATATTCTTCTTCAGTCTTGTCTCCGTCTTCTGCTTTGTGAGCAAATACTTCATCGAGGGTACCATCCAGTAAATAAGGGTAAACGGATTGCCAGTCACCTTCCCAGTCAGATAAGTCCCGGTCTTTAATTTGATCATCTTCAAAGTAACCATCATAAATCTTCTGAGCTTCTTCATCTAATTCATGGCTGTGATCATGGTCGTGTACTTCGGGTTCTATAGCAGGTGCATCTTCCAATGCTGTAAGCAGCTGTTTCAGGTTATGTCTCATCAGTGTAAAATAATCTTCATCTTTTTTAATATCTTCATCTGTCAGTACAGACAGGTTATGCAGCCTTAGCGTTTCTGCACCTATTTCATCCCTCACGACTTCAGTTATTTTCGTCGTAATGTTCTGTTCAAAAAAGACGTGTTTTAATCCGTATTCTTTAGCAGTCTCTACAAGTGTCTGTAGTTCTTTCTGAGACGGTTCCTGCGTAGGGCTCAAACCGGTAACAGCAATCTGGTGTATACCGTAAGCTTCTTCCCAATAGCCATATGCCGCATGAGAGACGATAAAATGATTGCCTGTAGCTGCTTTCAATTCAGCGGAAAACTCTTGATCTAGCGCTTCAAGGTCAGTCTTGAGAGTTTCAAAGTTTTCATTAAATAATTTCTCTTTTTCAGGTTTCATTTCTACTAATAAATCTTTAATATCCTCTGATAATTCAATGGAGCGGGTTGGATCCAGCCATACGTGGGGGTCATAATCTCCGTGGTCATGATCATGTCCGTGATCGTGGTCATGGGAACCTTCACTGAGCTCAATCCCTTCAGATGCTTCAACAACTGTCACATCTTCAGCCTCTACAGCTTCAGCGATTTTTTCAGCATAGGCCTCCAGCCCCGCGCCATTCATTATAAACGCATCCGCTTCAGCAATAGCCATTACGTCTTTAGAAGTGGGCTCATATGTATGGGGGTCTGACCCTGGTGGCAGGATTGATTCAACTTCAGCTTCTTCCCCTGCAATCTGTTCTGCAAAAAATTGCAGGGGATAAACCGTAGTGAAAATTTTCGTCGGTTCAGTTGATGCCGATTTCTGTTCTCCACTATTATTCTCATTTTCTACTCCACATGCAGCAAGGGTAAAGACAATTAATAAACCAAATAAAAACATCCATTTTTTCCTCATATGTATCCTCCTTTTCACTTTTCACAAAAAGAGTATATCGTAATAGTTACGATTTGTAAATAGTAATGGTTCTTATTTATAACAAACGGTTATTTGTATAAATATATTCCTTTTGTGTATGTTTACAATAACGATGATAAAAAGGTTAGTAGTCACAGGTGTCCTTAATATCAGTATGTTAAAAGTAAATAATTAACCAATTGAAACATAAATAAGATAAAGTAATAGACAGACATATCATGTATAAAGTATAATGACATAAGATTTAATAGCGAAAGCTTCCAATGTAAAGGGGAGTAGCGTCAGGATTATCCTGAAACAAAGTCGTCATTACATGAACTTTGTTCATCGGCTTTGTTGGCATATCATTGTGCTTAGCGAGACCTTTGCCTTATAGGCAAAGGTCTCTTTTATTTGTGCATAATAGCTATTTATAAATCTAGTAAAAACAGATATCCAGGAGGTAATCTTAATGGAAATGGAATTTCTCACTGCACTTTTATCTATTATTGTGATTGATTTAGTTTTAGCCGGAGATAATGCCATTTTAATCGGGTTAGCGGCAAGAAACTTGCCAAAACAACAACAGAAAAAAGTTATTTTATGGGGTTCAGTAGGAGCAATTATTATTCGTATCGTGGCAACCTTAGCTGTTGTTTGGTTATTGGAAATCCCGGGTCTTCACCTTGTCGGCGGACTATTATTAGTCTATATTGCTTACAAATTGCTCGTTGATAATGATGACCATGGCGATGTAAAAGCCGGGGATAGCTTCTGGGCAGCACTCCGAACAGTTATTATTGCCGATGCTTTAATGGGACTTGATAATGTCTTAGCAGTAGCCGGTGCATCTCACGGAAATATGCTATTAGTTGTTTTAGGTCTATTAATCTCTGTGCCTGTCGTTATGTGGGGGAGTACATTAATTCTAAAATGGATTGATCGTTTCCCGATTATCGTAACAATCGGAGCAGGTATACTTGCTTGGACTGCTTCAAAAATGATTGTAGGCGAGCACTTCTTAAGTGGTATATTTGAAAATGGTTTTGTGAAATATGGATTTGAAATCTTCGTCATTGCAGCAGTTATTATAACAGCTAAATATGTACAATCTAAAACGGCAAAAAATCAAGAAGAAACAGCTCTTTTAAAAACCGGAACACATTAATACTAGATTGGCCAACCTATAATGATGGGTTGGTCTTATTTTTATGGCAGTATACGCAAAGGTTATTGCTTTGGATTACTATTTTAACGCTATAGTGGAATGGAGCGGAAGACACTCGACTCCTGCGGGAAGTGAGGAAAGGCTGAGACCCCACAGGCGAAGCCGAGGAGGCTCAGCTTCCTCCCCGGCGCATGGAGTGACTGGAGCGAGATGGAACGAACTAATTTTAACCTTAACTGTATTTAACCTTTTTAATATAAACATGTATTAGTAATTTCAAGTTTCTTGCCTATTCAATATATTTACACTACAATATGTAATGGAAGGTGAGATCAATATGAATATTAATAATTTCCGATTCGATCAAGTGGGATTAAATCGTTTTTTTGGACCTTTAGAAGCTAAAATTATGGATATTCTTTGGGAAGGCTCTGAGAAAAGCATAAAGCAAGTGCAACAGCAGCTTGAGAAAGAGAAATCAATTAATTTTAATACCGTCATGACGGTAATGAACCGTCTTGTGGAAAAGGGAATTCTTCAAAAAAGAATAGAAGGACGAACCTCCCTTTTTATCCCGGTTAAAACAAAAGCGGAATTTATTGAAGAGCAATCAAAAAAGTTAACAGATAATTTATTAGATGAGTTCGGTGGTTTAGTTGTAAATCATATGCTGGACTCCCTAACAGAAGTAGATCAACAATTGCTAACTCGACTAGAAGAAAAAATTGATCAACTAAAGAAAGGGAAGAAACAATGAAATGGAGATATAAATCATTAATTGTTTTTGGATTAGGCCTGTTCTTAGCGATCGTTCTTTTTACACAGATGGGGTTGTACCTATATCATCATATCTTGGGAACATTCATTCATTTCAATGTATTTCAACTTTGTATTAGTTTATTTAGTGGCAATACTTTGCTTTATCATATCGTATTATTTTTAGTCAACTCGTTTGTAGCTTGGACATTCATTATGGTCTGTATAAAAATCATGAGGCAGATTTTGTTTTTTTCAAAATTAAAAATAAGATTAAAACGGAAATTAAATCGTACTGAAACGAAAAAAATTAATAGACTATTTAATCGTAGTAAAGAGGATATTTATGTTATTCAACATGGAGAGCCTATTGCTTATACAGTAGGATTTTTGGAGCCTATCATTGTCATTTCTACAAATCTTATCGAACTATTGGACAAGACTGAGCTCGAGGCTGTCATTCATCATGAATCAGCACATCAAAAATATAATGATCCTCTCAAAGTCTTTATTTTACAATTGATTTCTGAAGTTATGTGGTATATTCCATTAACAAAATGGTGTTATGAAAATTATAAAATAATGGTGGAACTTGTTGCTGATGAATATGCGGTTAACCGCATGGGTTCACAGGTAGGACTTGGTAGTGCTTTACTTAAACTACTCAAAACTTGTATTCATAATCGAAGCTCTGCTCCAGTTTTAGTCCCATTTTCAGATGGAACTGTAAAT encodes:
- a CDS encoding YesL family protein, with product MDKMAERLNDICIRILQLVYLNILWIAFTMLGFVLVGIGPATLALLTVMRQWIRGNSDVPIFRTFWQTYRSSFKEASVMGMIYLVIGWILYVDLLYVQSFYLRALVIFVCFIYVVSLCYVFPIMAHYDWKSTVLKIKFSVIFGISYLQYTLILLLALAFIYLVLFMYSGALIFFGVSIGNYIIMWMANQVFIKIENQAVLQESESQT
- a CDS encoding extracellular solute-binding protein, whose protein sequence is MKKKKLAKIIGVNVLVASQILLAACSNNNEQASGDSEKYDPESKVEVNWTAILHTPSPPTDVVLKEIEEATNSTINFNWVPDASKEERITAALASGELSDIISLTMLTNSSVRQSLKTGMFWDVEKYLDDYDNLKLISEDIRTAASIDGKLYGVPFQKDLARSGLLLRKDWLDNLGLEVPKTLDELYEVARAFTEDDPDGNGKDDTVAFGDRSELRYGSFKTLSSYFGTPNGWKVEEDGTFTPEFETQAYKDTMNYSRKLYENGYLDQDFAVTAKTDQQQKFAQGKTGIYTGLVDIKNLKTMAEGIQDEMEIVPINKMESPDGENHIWSENSGVGGLMAFPKSEVKTEAELKRLLQFVNDMIDEEVFMLMTGGIEGTHYETDENGAFTILDTDLWQKDVQPFSSSRPSEITHSLVDADPNKQLVNELIKENAEFAVLDPTVPLDSQTANERGTELEKIIIDATIKYIMGELDEKGFDDAVEKWKQSGGDSMAKEYEEAYKKAQG
- a CDS encoding glycoside hydrolase family 43 protein, giving the protein MEKKSMIKNPILTGFNPDPCIIRVEENYYIVTSTFEWYPGVLVYHSRDLQNWQHLTNILSKNTNFTGNPDSGSIWAPALSHHEGVFYLVYTDVKRSKYPFKDAHNYLVTATDIMGPWSEPVFLNSGSFDPSLFHDEDGRKWFLNVEWDYRIDGRNKSAGIVMQEYSSDDEKLIGPIYKIFNGTDLRKTEAPHIYKQNGYYYLLTAEGGTGTTHAVTVARSKELTGPYEVDPLNPMLTSAHDENLPLQKAGHGSLVRTQTGEWFMAHLCSRPVKGKYSILGRETAIQRVEWTDDGWLRLENGGNEAQVDVIAPNLPQHPFPSDQNEYDDFQHESLHKTWNTLRKAPDESWCSLTERKGCLRVKGGESIHSLNDQHLIARRQQHFSCEVETEMEFEPETFLQMAGLVLYYNTDNYVYLYLSHDEEKGKCLNIMRCVWGEFEQLNLWISMNENNSIKLKAEINEDEAIFFYKTDGTSWDKIDVPISIAHLSDEGNGFTGNFVGICVQDLLGTNKHADFHYFRYQGKQEGEE
- a CDS encoding glycoside hydrolase family 88/105 protein; translation: METKTLNWSQKMIDSVMVRRPLLCEGVQNDKWSYDYGVVLKGTELVWRKTGEHKYFDYMKTNMDAFVNDEGEIREYDINLFNIDHINNGKVLLTLYKETGEEKYKKAVDLLRKQLQLHPRTSEGVFWHKKVYPHQIWLDGLYMGSPFYAEYVKEFGLEREFDDITKQFLLCAKNTKDHETGLLFHAFDEKKIQPWCNPETGHSKNFWGRSMGWFVMGLVDTLTFIPENHKDRDSLLTLLTDVLLALKNVQDKESGVWYQVLDMGERKGNYLEASASCMMLYAIAKGVRLGFLNKEWRQVAHQVYEGIINEFITVTSEGLVNLNKNCQVAGLGGPDRRDGTFEYYISEPIITNDLKGIGAFILAAAEMESVQ
- a CDS encoding glycoside hydrolase family 28 protein, translating into MIPTSTTNLHDITQYGAIGDGKTVNTKMISAAIQACEEAGGGTVYVPAGRFLTGAIILKSNMNLYLEAGSTLLFSTDVNEYPVVHSRWEGVKRDVYASCIYAENAENISVTGYGTLDGNGAFWWDLFRRKEHRYPRPKLVSFDSCRHILISGVKMIQSPSWTVNPICCEDVTIHNLTIVNPSDSPNTDGIDPESCRNVRISDCHIDVGDDCIAIKAGTEDTKKRVPCENITITNCTMIHGHGGVVLGSEMSGDIRNVTVSNCVFEGTDRGIRLKSRRGRGGVIEDIRVSNIVMKNVICPFIANLYYFCGPRGKEKYVWDKNPYPVTDETPAFRRIHFSNITAREVSAAAGFLYGLPEMYVEDVTFDHVTVDMAENAEPGMPAMMSELEPMKQRGFYCGNVRGVNFHRVTVSNNEGPAFYVENGEDIEFNQCKQKTSSEGSMIELKNVTCK
- a CDS encoding alpha/beta hydrolase, whose translation is MTNSLWTESVPFLSSEDTFSPTITPYLIDGKEKHGAIIIFPGGGYQHRAHHEGEPVAKWFNTLGISAFVLNYRVSPSRHPASLADAKRAIRYVRHYAEKWSIDPQKIGILGFSAGGHLASMASTQLLEECYESTDVIDKESCRPNLAILCYPVISFTQDYHEGSVNNLLGNKPSEQLRVSLSSENNVTADTPPTFLWHTADDEPVPVENSLLYAQALSKNKIPFEMHIFPNGRHGLGLAGDDPVVGKWTELCESWLNQQGFTIK